A DNA window from Andrena cerasifolii isolate SP2316 chromosome 16, iyAndCera1_principal, whole genome shotgun sequence contains the following coding sequences:
- the LOC143377688 gene encoding uncharacterized protein LOC143377688 translates to MTTMDSDSESQDSDDGRRFRFEATRKDNVQPEPKLGKLSRSKSDYKSSYNDVEYKDRKEKSKHDSSRREHRGSKERDVDNRDLKYSAKYSKHISESRSSRREDSKDYKNARDVSVDSKSSSLPSKRKTSDTKRHRTRDRSEHCKHRSQERSHSRNEDDRSQNDKHKNKLHEKYKHHSREKSRDRGYQSHKTRLSDHSRSRGESERHDSHKRTSAKENVEQHVQEISSPKNVEQSRSDTESLTKKDLSVESPECKDLDLSEFDVLSETDENLSDGSDINTTCSFSRLHKTKTKKQNANNECDSSTKKQAIESECSEGSPKVNAGKSDLLYGSSINDSGTISDSASPVLTEITEDSRDNVGQRCDRGSTENTVDVNSQEESMSSIGRTSLRLSICDNDDGDGDGDDVVDDGDNSPGPTDISTAENNSTYGPVLPPQLIPDSSNDIKPVKSTPFIGPCLPGNEARNATEILEGDATSPSNENITSQGESGVDSDMLFGPVLPPHLLEKKCSNKTETKIIGPGLPSVTKSSDNDEIGVEEAEVAEEADSDDEDAIGPLPANHPALKSNYVYRQLEHRAQQIRNEQKDEDDSTLTQREEWMTELPAAQIGNLGLAPRKFRVREGPDMSDRSCWTDTPAKKAEKQKQREEEKFYTFTTSTTDPPKESYETESGKGRKRDKSLLEIHQSKCRKKKKKEEEKAKLSGQTAVRRPFDRDIDLQVNRFDQAQKNAIISKAQYLDERFSHGKI, encoded by the exons ATGACGACGATGGATTCTGATTCCGAGAGTCAGGACAGCGACGACGGGCGACGATTTCGCTTCGAAGCCACCCGGAAAGATAACGTGCAGCCAGAACCAAAACTGGGGAAACTCTCGAGGTCGAAGTCAGACTACAAGTCATCCTACAACGATGTAGAGTACAAAGATAGGAAAGAAAAATCCAAGCACGACAGCAGTAGAAGAGAGCATAGAGGTTCAAAAGAACGGGACGTAGATAACAGAGATCTCAAGTATTCtgcaaaatattcgaaacacatTAGCGAGTCAAGAAGCTCGAGACGCGAGGACAGCAAAGACTATAAAAACGCAAGGGATGTTAGCGTAGATTCGAAAAGTTCTTCTTTACCTTCGAAACGTAAAACAAGTGACACAAAGCGGCATAGGACTCGAGATCGGAGCGAGCATTGCAAGCACAGGTCTCAGGAGCGGTCTCACAGCAGAAACGAGGACGACAGGTCCCAGAATGACAAGCACAAGAACAAGCTCCACGAGAAATACAAGCACCATTCTCGCGAGAAGAGTCGCGACAGAGGCTATCAGTCGCATAAAACAAGATTGTCGGATCATAGTAGATCTCGGGGAGAATCTGAGAGACACGATTCGCATAAAAGGACGTCGGCGAAGGAGAATGTGGAGCAACACGTGCAAGAAATCTCTTCGCCCAAGAACGTGGAACAAAGTCGTAGCGACACTGAATCGTTAACGAAGAAAGATTTGTCGGTAGAAAGCCCGGAATGTAAAGATTTAGACTTATCCGAATTTGATGTTTTATCAGAGACGGACGAAAATTTGTCCGATGGCTCCGATATAAACACCACTTGTTCGTTTTCACGACTGCACAAGACAAAGACGAAAAAGCAAAATGCGAACAACGAATGTGACAGTTCAACGAAAAAGCAAGCGATTGAGAGCGAATGTTCGGAAGGCTCGCCAAAGGTAAATGCAGGGAAGAGTGATCTGTTGTATGGTTCCAGTATTAATGATTCTGGTACCATTTCAGATTCCGCGTCACCTGTATTGACGGAAATCACAGAAGATAGTAGAGACAATGTTGGTCAGAGATGTGATCGCGGATCAACAGAAAATACGGTTGATGTGAATAGTCAGGAGGAAAGTATGAGTTCTATCGGAAGAACTTCCTTGCGTCTTAGTATTTGTGATAATGATGATGGTGATGGCGATGGCGATGACGTTGTTGACGATGGTGATAATTCCCCAGGACCAACAGACATTTCTACTGCTGAAAATAATTCCACGTATGGGCCGGTCTTACCGCCGCAATTAATACCCGATTCTTCCAATGACATAAAACCAGTAAAAAGTACACCATTCATAGGACCTTGCTTACCGGGAAATGAGGCCCGAAATGCAACTGAGATATTGGAAGGTGATGCGACAAGTCCTagtaatgaaaatattacaaGCCAAGGGGAATCTGGCGTAGATTCGGACATGCTCTTCGGGCCAGTGTTACCACCGCATTTATTAGAAAAGAAATGCAGTAATAAAACTGAAACGAAAATTATAGGCCCTGGCCTCCCAAGTGTCACGAAATCTTCCGACAACGACGAGATTGGAGTAGAAGAAGCGGAAGTAGCAGAAGAAGCAGATTCGGACGACGAAGATGCGATCGGTCCTTTGCCAGCCAACCATCCAGCATTAAAAAGTAACTATGTGTACAGACAATTGGAGCACAGAGCGCAACAAATCAGAAATGAACAAAAGGACGAG GATGACAGTACTTTGACTCAGCGAGAGGAATGGATGACAGAATTACCCGCAGCGCAGATAGGCAATCTCGGACTAGCTCCACGAAAGTTTCGTGTTAGGGAAGGTCCGGATATGTCCGACAGGTCATGCTGGACAGATACTCCGGCGAAGAAGGCAGAGAAGCAGAAGCAACGG GAAGAAGAGAAGTTTTATACTTTCACAACATCGACCACGGACCCGCCTAAAGAAAGTTACGAAACCGAATCTGGGAAGGGCAGAAAGCGCGACAAGTCGCTCCTGGAGATACATCAGAGTAAAtgtcgaaagaaaaaaaag AAAGAAGAGGAGAAAGCTAAATTAAGTGGGCAGACCGCCGTTAGAAGACCATTCGACAGGGACATTGATTTACAGGTGAATCGGTTCGACCAGGCACAAAAGAATGCTATTATAAGTAAAGCGCAGTACCTCGACGAAAGGTTTTCTCACGGAAAGATCTAA
- the Csn6 gene encoding COP9 signalosome subunit 6 isoform X1 — MEVDENNPSAPTETPMEVDEDNTGKNPTTSANPPSAIKVMASSGTVGSVSISLHPLVIMNVSEHWTRLRAQEGTEQLVYGALIGKQKGRNIEIMNSFELLFTCIGDDVIIDRDYYTTKEEQFKQVFSEMDFLGWYTTGDMPNERDIRVHKQLCEINESPVLLKLDPKPKNTDQLSVSMYESVIDLVNGEATMLFVPLTYTLATEEAERIGVDHVARMCTNDQGESSLVAEHLTAQHSAIKMLHSRVKLVLEYVQAVQSGELKGNHEVLRAACSLGHRLPVLNNPKFKADFYNQCNDFGLMTYLGIITKGCNNINQFVNKFNILYDRQGVGRRLRSLFL; from the exons ATGGAGGTTGACGAAAACAACCCATCGGCTCCGACCGAGACCCCAATGGAAGTCGACGAGGACAATACCGGAAAAAATCCTACCACATCGGCGAATCCTCCGAGTGCTATCAAAGTGATGGCATCCTCCGGTACTGTCGGGTCTGTTTCCATTAGCCTTCATCCGCTTGTCATAATGAATGTCAGCGAACATTGGACTAGACTTCGTGCTCAAGAAGGAACAGAGCAATTAG TATATGGAGCGTTAATTGGTAAACAAAAAGGTCGTAACATAGAAATCATGAATTCCTTTGAACTACTGTTTACCTGTATCGGAGATGATGTTATAATCGACCGAGATTATTATACTACTAAGGAAGAACAGTTTAAACAAGTATTCAGTGAAATGGATTTCTTGGGGTGGTATACGACAGGGGATATGCCCAATGAAAGGGACATCCGAGTACACAAGCAACTCTGCGAGATCAATGAAAGTCCCGTGTTATTGAAGCTTGACCCGAAGCCAAAGAATACCGAT CAACTGTCCGTTTCTATGTACGAATCTGTGATCGATTTGGTTAATGGAGAAGCAACAATGTTATTCGTTCCATTAACCTATACACTGGCAACAGAAGAGGCGGAAAGGATCGGGGTCGATCATGTCGCGAGAATGTGTACCAATGATCAAGGGGAGAGTTCTTTAG TCGCGGAACACCTAACGGCACAGCACAGCGCCATAAAAATGTTACATTCAAGAGTAAAATTGGTATTAGAATATGTGCAAGCGGTCCAAAGCGGCGAACTAAAAGGAAACCATGAAGTGTTAAGAGCGGCCTGCTCCTTGGGACACAGATTGCCAGTTCTGAATAACCCCAAGTTTAAAGCAGACTTTTATAAT CAATGTAATGACTTTGGTTTGATGACTTATCTCGGTATCATAACGAAAGGTTGCAACAACATTAATCAGTTTGTtaacaaattcaatattttgtatgaTAGGCAAGGTGTGGGTCGTCGTTTGCGAAGTCTTTTCCTGTGA
- the LOC143377689 gene encoding E3 ubiquitin-protein ligase RNF13 isoform X3, whose product MVVYAEPPTACHEIQGPPNNTTNYNGNWIALIARYNCSFERKIRMAQKAGYDAAIIHNVNSNELEPMSAKDAGGIIIPSVFVSELTGLIIKENYLFDELYFVLINDNIPFNITHLLLPFAIVVGICFLVIVIFMIVRCIKDRRRQRRYRLPNSSLKKIPTHKYTKGDPYETCAICLDDYVEGEKLRVLPCAHAYHTKCIDPWLTKSRRVCPVCKRRVFAADEEVISEESDSDADDTTPLIRDGHQGTQGGTFVRQRENPFSRARRSQTRQDTSNSSSSSDSEDEIPTPDAEVSRSAGEPSTGSVFMVLNAHSINGELPELECSGSSTKPHTVNLYTDAQEFPAPFFHIATGRNTCVVANSHPSNSGGFTVPAASETTDSERNDITTDATVLGYNA is encoded by the exons ATGGTGGTATACGCAGAACCACCTACGGCATGCCATGAAATACAGGGTCCTCCAAATAATACTACCAATTACAATGGTAATTGGATAGCTTTAATTGCTCGCTATAACTGTAGTTTCGAGAGAAAGATTCGAATGGCACAAAAAGCTGGATACGACGCTGCGATTATACATAATGTGAACAGTAACGAATTAG AGCCAATGTCTGCGAAAGACGCGGGAGGAATAATAATACCATCTGTATTTGTCAGTGAACTCACAGGATTgattattaaagaaaattatttgttcGATGAGTTGTATTTTGTACTAATTAATGATAATATCCCATTCAACATCACACATTTGCTCTTGCCTTTTGCCATTGTTGTTGGGATATGTTTTCTAGTCATAGTTATTTTTATG ATTGTTAGATGTATCAAAGATAGAAGAAGGCAACGGAGATACAGGTTACCAAACTCGAGTTTGAAAAAGATTCCCACGCACAAATATACAAAAGGTGACCCGTACGAAACGTGTGCTATTTGTTTAGACGATTACGTTGAAGGCGAAAAATTAAGGGTTCTGCCCTGTGCCCACG CTTACCATACAAAATGTATTGACCCTTGGCTGACAAAAAGTCGTAGGGTTTGTCCGGTTTGTAAGCGAAGAGTTTTTGCAGCAGACGAAGAGGTAATTAGCGAGGAAAGTGATTCGGATGCCGATGATACGACACCTCTGATCCGCGACGGTCATCAAG GCACTCAGGGCGGAACTTTCGTGCGACAGAGGGAGAATCCATTTAGTCGTGCTAGAAGATCGCAAACTAGGCAGgatacgagtaattcgagtagcAGCTCCGATTCTGAGGACGAAATTCCTACGCCCGATGCTGAAGTTAGTAGGAGCGCCGGAGAACCATCTACGGGGAGTGTTTTTATGGTATTAAATGCTCACAGCATCAATG GCGAATTACCGGAACTGGAATGTTCTGGGAGCAGTACCAAACCGCATACAGTGAATTTATATACGGATGCTCAGGAGTTTCCAGCCCCTTTCTTTCACATTGCCACTGGTCGTAATACGTGTGTCGTAGCCAATTCTCATCCATCGAATTCGGGTGGGTTTACCGTTCCAGCTGCAAGTGAAACCACGGATTCCGAAAGGAACGATATTACTAC GGATGCTACAGTCCTCGGATACAATGCGTAA
- the LOC143377689 gene encoding E3 ubiquitin-protein ligase RNF13 isoform X1: MRQCCLNHQLQLWLTFLVFCVMCNRADILVFSAAARHQIEEEFRDTPARFGGLIPFDGIKGMVVYAEPPTACHEIQGPPNNTTNYNGNWIALIARYNCSFERKIRMAQKAGYDAAIIHNVNSNELEPMSAKDAGGIIIPSVFVSELTGLIIKENYLFDELYFVLINDNIPFNITHLLLPFAIVVGICFLVIVIFMIVRCIKDRRRQRRYRLPNSSLKKIPTHKYTKGDPYETCAICLDDYVEGEKLRVLPCAHAYHTKCIDPWLTKSRRVCPVCKRRVFAADEEVISEESDSDADDTTPLIRDGHQGTQGGTFVRQRENPFSRARRSQTRQDTSNSSSSSDSEDEIPTPDAEVSRSAGEPSTGSVFMVLNAHSINGELPELECSGSSTKPHTVNLYTDAQEFPAPFFHIATGRNTCVVANSHPSNSGGFTVPAASETTDSERNDITTDATVLGYNA; this comes from the exons ATGAGACAGTGTTGCTTAAACCACCAACTCCAGTTATGGCTTACGTTCCTTGTCTTTTGTGTTATGTGCAACAGGGCAGATATTTTGGTATTTTCTGCAGCGGCGAGGCATCAGATCGAAGAAGAATTCAGAGATACGCCTGCCAGATTCGGAGGCTTGATACCATTTGACGGAATCAAG GGTATGGTGGTATACGCAGAACCACCTACGGCATGCCATGAAATACAGGGTCCTCCAAATAATACTACCAATTACAATGGTAATTGGATAGCTTTAATTGCTCGCTATAACTGTAGTTTCGAGAGAAAGATTCGAATGGCACAAAAAGCTGGATACGACGCTGCGATTATACATAATGTGAACAGTAACGAATTAG AGCCAATGTCTGCGAAAGACGCGGGAGGAATAATAATACCATCTGTATTTGTCAGTGAACTCACAGGATTgattattaaagaaaattatttgttcGATGAGTTGTATTTTGTACTAATTAATGATAATATCCCATTCAACATCACACATTTGCTCTTGCCTTTTGCCATTGTTGTTGGGATATGTTTTCTAGTCATAGTTATTTTTATG ATTGTTAGATGTATCAAAGATAGAAGAAGGCAACGGAGATACAGGTTACCAAACTCGAGTTTGAAAAAGATTCCCACGCACAAATATACAAAAGGTGACCCGTACGAAACGTGTGCTATTTGTTTAGACGATTACGTTGAAGGCGAAAAATTAAGGGTTCTGCCCTGTGCCCACG CTTACCATACAAAATGTATTGACCCTTGGCTGACAAAAAGTCGTAGGGTTTGTCCGGTTTGTAAGCGAAGAGTTTTTGCAGCAGACGAAGAGGTAATTAGCGAGGAAAGTGATTCGGATGCCGATGATACGACACCTCTGATCCGCGACGGTCATCAAG GCACTCAGGGCGGAACTTTCGTGCGACAGAGGGAGAATCCATTTAGTCGTGCTAGAAGATCGCAAACTAGGCAGgatacgagtaattcgagtagcAGCTCCGATTCTGAGGACGAAATTCCTACGCCCGATGCTGAAGTTAGTAGGAGCGCCGGAGAACCATCTACGGGGAGTGTTTTTATGGTATTAAATGCTCACAGCATCAATG GCGAATTACCGGAACTGGAATGTTCTGGGAGCAGTACCAAACCGCATACAGTGAATTTATATACGGATGCTCAGGAGTTTCCAGCCCCTTTCTTTCACATTGCCACTGGTCGTAATACGTGTGTCGTAGCCAATTCTCATCCATCGAATTCGGGTGGGTTTACCGTTCCAGCTGCAAGTGAAACCACGGATTCCGAAAGGAACGATATTACTAC GGATGCTACAGTCCTCGGATACAATGCGTAA
- the LOC143377689 gene encoding E3 ubiquitin-protein ligase Godzilla isoform X4: MRQCCLNHQLQLWLTFLVFCVMCNRADILVFSAAARHQIEEEFRDTPARFGGLIPFDGIKGMVVYAEPPTACHEIQGPPNNTTNYNGNWIALIARYNCSFERKIRMAQKAGYDAAIIHNVNSNELEPMSAKDAGGIIIPSVFVSELTGLIIKENYLFDELYFVLINDNIPFNITHLLLPFAIVVGICFLVIVIFMIVRCIKDRRRQRRYRLPNSSLKKIPTHKYTKGDPYETCAICLDDYVEGEKLRVLPCAHAYHTKCIDPWLTKSRRVCPVCKRRVFAADEEVISEESDSDADDTTPLIRDGHQGTQGGTFVRQRENPFSRARRSQTRQDTSNSSSSSDSEDEIPTPDAEVSRSAGEPSTGSVFMVLNAHSINV, translated from the exons ATGAGACAGTGTTGCTTAAACCACCAACTCCAGTTATGGCTTACGTTCCTTGTCTTTTGTGTTATGTGCAACAGGGCAGATATTTTGGTATTTTCTGCAGCGGCGAGGCATCAGATCGAAGAAGAATTCAGAGATACGCCTGCCAGATTCGGAGGCTTGATACCATTTGACGGAATCAAG GGTATGGTGGTATACGCAGAACCACCTACGGCATGCCATGAAATACAGGGTCCTCCAAATAATACTACCAATTACAATGGTAATTGGATAGCTTTAATTGCTCGCTATAACTGTAGTTTCGAGAGAAAGATTCGAATGGCACAAAAAGCTGGATACGACGCTGCGATTATACATAATGTGAACAGTAACGAATTAG AGCCAATGTCTGCGAAAGACGCGGGAGGAATAATAATACCATCTGTATTTGTCAGTGAACTCACAGGATTgattattaaagaaaattatttgttcGATGAGTTGTATTTTGTACTAATTAATGATAATATCCCATTCAACATCACACATTTGCTCTTGCCTTTTGCCATTGTTGTTGGGATATGTTTTCTAGTCATAGTTATTTTTATG ATTGTTAGATGTATCAAAGATAGAAGAAGGCAACGGAGATACAGGTTACCAAACTCGAGTTTGAAAAAGATTCCCACGCACAAATATACAAAAGGTGACCCGTACGAAACGTGTGCTATTTGTTTAGACGATTACGTTGAAGGCGAAAAATTAAGGGTTCTGCCCTGTGCCCACG CTTACCATACAAAATGTATTGACCCTTGGCTGACAAAAAGTCGTAGGGTTTGTCCGGTTTGTAAGCGAAGAGTTTTTGCAGCAGACGAAGAGGTAATTAGCGAGGAAAGTGATTCGGATGCCGATGATACGACACCTCTGATCCGCGACGGTCATCAAG GCACTCAGGGCGGAACTTTCGTGCGACAGAGGGAGAATCCATTTAGTCGTGCTAGAAGATCGCAAACTAGGCAGgatacgagtaattcgagtagcAGCTCCGATTCTGAGGACGAAATTCCTACGCCCGATGCTGAAGTTAGTAGGAGCGCCGGAGAACCATCTACGGGGAGTGTTTTTATGGTATTAAATGCTCACAGCATCAATG TCTAA
- the LOC143377689 gene encoding E3 ubiquitin-protein ligase RNF13 isoform X2, translating to MRQCCLNHQLQLWLTFLVFCVMCNRADILVFSAAARHQIEEEFRDTPARFGGLIPFDGIKGMVVYAEPPTACHEIQGPPNNTTNYNGNWIALIARYNCSFERKIRMAQKAGYDAAIIHNVNSNELEPMSAKDAGGIIIPSVFVSELTGLIIKENYLFDELYFVLINDNIPFNITHLLLPFAIVVGICFLVIVIFMIVRCIKDRRRQRRYRLPNSSLKKIPTHKYTKGDPYETCAICLDDYVEGEKLRVLPCAHAYHTKCIDPWLTKSRRVCPVCKRRVFAADEEVISEESDSDADDTTPLIRDGHQGTQGGTFVRQRENPFSRARRSQTRQDTSNSSSSSDSEDEIPTPDAEVSRSAGEPSTGSVFMVLNAHSINGELPELECSGSSTKPHTVNLYTDAQEFPAPFFHIATGRNTCVVANSHPSNSGGFTVPAASETTDSERNDITT from the exons ATGAGACAGTGTTGCTTAAACCACCAACTCCAGTTATGGCTTACGTTCCTTGTCTTTTGTGTTATGTGCAACAGGGCAGATATTTTGGTATTTTCTGCAGCGGCGAGGCATCAGATCGAAGAAGAATTCAGAGATACGCCTGCCAGATTCGGAGGCTTGATACCATTTGACGGAATCAAG GGTATGGTGGTATACGCAGAACCACCTACGGCATGCCATGAAATACAGGGTCCTCCAAATAATACTACCAATTACAATGGTAATTGGATAGCTTTAATTGCTCGCTATAACTGTAGTTTCGAGAGAAAGATTCGAATGGCACAAAAAGCTGGATACGACGCTGCGATTATACATAATGTGAACAGTAACGAATTAG AGCCAATGTCTGCGAAAGACGCGGGAGGAATAATAATACCATCTGTATTTGTCAGTGAACTCACAGGATTgattattaaagaaaattatttgttcGATGAGTTGTATTTTGTACTAATTAATGATAATATCCCATTCAACATCACACATTTGCTCTTGCCTTTTGCCATTGTTGTTGGGATATGTTTTCTAGTCATAGTTATTTTTATG ATTGTTAGATGTATCAAAGATAGAAGAAGGCAACGGAGATACAGGTTACCAAACTCGAGTTTGAAAAAGATTCCCACGCACAAATATACAAAAGGTGACCCGTACGAAACGTGTGCTATTTGTTTAGACGATTACGTTGAAGGCGAAAAATTAAGGGTTCTGCCCTGTGCCCACG CTTACCATACAAAATGTATTGACCCTTGGCTGACAAAAAGTCGTAGGGTTTGTCCGGTTTGTAAGCGAAGAGTTTTTGCAGCAGACGAAGAGGTAATTAGCGAGGAAAGTGATTCGGATGCCGATGATACGACACCTCTGATCCGCGACGGTCATCAAG GCACTCAGGGCGGAACTTTCGTGCGACAGAGGGAGAATCCATTTAGTCGTGCTAGAAGATCGCAAACTAGGCAGgatacgagtaattcgagtagcAGCTCCGATTCTGAGGACGAAATTCCTACGCCCGATGCTGAAGTTAGTAGGAGCGCCGGAGAACCATCTACGGGGAGTGTTTTTATGGTATTAAATGCTCACAGCATCAATG GCGAATTACCGGAACTGGAATGTTCTGGGAGCAGTACCAAACCGCATACAGTGAATTTATATACGGATGCTCAGGAGTTTCCAGCCCCTTTCTTTCACATTGCCACTGGTCGTAATACGTGTGTCGTAGCCAATTCTCATCCATCGAATTCGGGTGGGTTTACCGTTCCAGCTGCAAGTGAAACCACGGATTCCGAAAGGAACGATATTACTAC TTAG
- the Csn6 gene encoding COP9 signalosome subunit 6 isoform X2 — MEVDENNPSAPTETPMEVDEDNTGKNPTTSANPPSAIKVMASSGTVGSVSISLHPLVIMNVSEHWTRLRAQEGTEQLVYGALIGKQKGRNIEIMNSFELLFTCIGDDVIIDRDYYTTKEEQFKQVFSEMDFLGWYTTGDMPNERDIRVHKQLCEINESPVLLKLDPKPKNTDQLSVSMYESVIDLVNGEATMLFVPLTYTLATEEAERIGVDHVARMCTNDQGESSLVAEHLTAQHSAIKMLHSRVKLVLEYVQAVQSGELKGNHEVLRAACSLGHRLPVLNNPKFKADFYNQCNDFGLMTYLGIITKGCNNINQFVNKFNILYDRQVNILGP, encoded by the exons ATGGAGGTTGACGAAAACAACCCATCGGCTCCGACCGAGACCCCAATGGAAGTCGACGAGGACAATACCGGAAAAAATCCTACCACATCGGCGAATCCTCCGAGTGCTATCAAAGTGATGGCATCCTCCGGTACTGTCGGGTCTGTTTCCATTAGCCTTCATCCGCTTGTCATAATGAATGTCAGCGAACATTGGACTAGACTTCGTGCTCAAGAAGGAACAGAGCAATTAG TATATGGAGCGTTAATTGGTAAACAAAAAGGTCGTAACATAGAAATCATGAATTCCTTTGAACTACTGTTTACCTGTATCGGAGATGATGTTATAATCGACCGAGATTATTATACTACTAAGGAAGAACAGTTTAAACAAGTATTCAGTGAAATGGATTTCTTGGGGTGGTATACGACAGGGGATATGCCCAATGAAAGGGACATCCGAGTACACAAGCAACTCTGCGAGATCAATGAAAGTCCCGTGTTATTGAAGCTTGACCCGAAGCCAAAGAATACCGAT CAACTGTCCGTTTCTATGTACGAATCTGTGATCGATTTGGTTAATGGAGAAGCAACAATGTTATTCGTTCCATTAACCTATACACTGGCAACAGAAGAGGCGGAAAGGATCGGGGTCGATCATGTCGCGAGAATGTGTACCAATGATCAAGGGGAGAGTTCTTTAG TCGCGGAACACCTAACGGCACAGCACAGCGCCATAAAAATGTTACATTCAAGAGTAAAATTGGTATTAGAATATGTGCAAGCGGTCCAAAGCGGCGAACTAAAAGGAAACCATGAAGTGTTAAGAGCGGCCTGCTCCTTGGGACACAGATTGCCAGTTCTGAATAACCCCAAGTTTAAAGCAGACTTTTATAAT CAATGTAATGACTTTGGTTTGATGACTTATCTCGGTATCATAACGAAAGGTTGCAACAACATTAATCAGTTTGTtaacaaattcaatattttgtatgaTAGGCAAG TAAATATTCTTGGACCTTGA
- the LOC143377931 gene encoding phosphatidate cytidylyltransferase, mitochondrial codes for MMEKFIGVQQLKEILKNFPRNMKFCFAYGSAAFKQTNNQSNNMLDLIFVVRNVNHWHAENLKFNANHYAQPLRFLGPRAITNVQEKWGAKVYYNTLVKVTGGYTIKYGVISEVSLVEDLLDWSDLYLAGRLHKPVKVLVEPDEHSVLPTALVQNLHSAVHTALLLLPQHFTETDFYKTIAGLSYNGDFRMTFGENKDKVNNIVLPQLTQFRDLYSPILKHLENYVDIPKSDETVVMCHQDTNPVTMIHHLNQLPRTPQIKLVRAWSQGPRSKDTEDCLRAVAYDPDCGEILEECLKEIVWKSSVTQSSKGIITAGLVKSVKYSAAKVMKMLQASPRTESVPKLKPNQSKVDRLVESVKSQTQPKDTEKRVN; via the coding sequence ATGATGGAGAAGTTCATAGGAGTTCAGCAGTTAAAAGAGATACTGAAaaatttcccaaggaatatgaaATTTTGCTTTGCATATGGGTCTGCTGCGTTCAAGCAAACAAACAATCAGTCCAACAACATGTTGGATCTTATTTTTGTCGTTCGTAATGTAAACCATTGGCACGCggagaatttgaaatttaaCGCCAATCATTATGCCCAGCCATTGAGATTTCTTGGACCCAGAGCAATCACCAATGTGCAAGAGAAATGGGGTGCCAAGGTGTATTACAATACATTGGTTAAAGTGACAGGAGGATATACCATCAAATATGGAGTAATTTCAGAAGTTTCGCTGGTAGAGGACTTATTAGACTGGAGTGATTTATATTTGGCGGGAAGATTGCACAAACCGGTTAAAGTATTGGTGGAACCGGACGAGCATTCTGTGCTACCTACAGCTCTAGTACAAAATTTACATTCAGCTGTTCATACAGCCCTGTTATTGCTTCCGCAACACTTTACAGAAACTGACTTTTACAAAACTATAGCTGGCTTATCCTATAACGGCGACTTCCGAATGACTTTCGGCGAGAATAAAGATAAAGTTAACAACATAGTTCTACCTCAGCTAACACAGTTTAGAGATTTGTACagtccgatattgaaacacttgGAAAATTACGTGGATATCCCAAAGTCTGATGAAACGGTTGTCATGTGCCATCAAGATACAAATCCTGTGACAATGATACATCATTTGAATCAGTTACCTAGAACACCACAGATTAAGCTCGTCAGAGCATGGTCGCAGGGCCCGAGATCCAAGGACACGGAGGATTGCCTACGAGCGGTCGCGTACGATCCAGATTGTGGCGAGATACTAGAGGAGTGCTTAAAAGAAATTGTATGGAAATCAAGCGTTACGCAAAGTTCGAAGGGTATTATTACTGCTGGGCTTGTGAAATCCGTTAAGTATAGCGCAGCGAAAGTAATGAAGATGTTACAAGCAAGTCCGCGGACAGAATCCGTTCCGAAATTAAAGCCGAATCAAAGTAAAGTCGATAGATTAGTAGAAAGTGTGAAGAGCCAAACGCAGCCAAAGGATACAGAGAAGCGCGTAAACTAG